Genomic DNA from Jonesia denitrificans DSM 20603:
AGGCGTTGCGCAGTCCTTCGCGGGCGCGGTAGGCGAGTGCGGCGACAGCGTTGGCGGAGATGCCAAGGATGGGGGCGAGGTCGGAGGGTTGCATCCCTTCAACTTCGGTGTACCACAGGACAGAACGCCATTCGGGTGGCAGGGCGCGAAAAGCGGTGGTGACGTGTTCGCTGTGGTGGATGGTGTCGGGGGTGTCTTCCCAGATGTCGGGCAGGTGCGGGGTAAGTGTGGGGGCTGTGGGGTCTTGCCATGCAGTGATGATGTGGCGGGTGAGGACGTACAGGTAGGGGCGGAGGGGACCGTCAATGTGGTCGCCGTTTTTGAGTGCGGCGAAAAGTTGGGTGAAGCATTCTTGGGTGACGTCTTCGGGGTCACAGCTTGCGTCGATGGCGTGTGCCGTGTTGCGGACGGCGTCTGCGTGGCGTGACCACAGGGTTTCGAAAGCACCGGCATGGCCGCGGGCAGCGCGGCGGAGGAGGAGTGCGTCGGATGTGGTCACGTGGGACAGTCTCTCGCACAGTTGCACATTCTGGCTATGAGAACTAAATTGTTCGGACTGCCGAACTTTTATTGACCATTAAGGGGTGTTCATCTGTGAAAAGCTATCGACCTGCGAAAACACTCCTCAGTGTGATCGTGATAGTCCTCCTCAGCAGCGGCTGCACGGGGAGTTCAACCCAGCCCGTGCATCAGCAAACCGCCCCTGAACAGGGACAAGAAGCCACCCCAGACATTCGGGTGACCACCACATTCACCATCACCGCTGACATGGTCGCCGCCATTGGAGGAGAGCACGTGACTGTTACGTCATTGACCCCACCAGGCGCAGACATCCACTCCTACGAACCCACGCCCACCGACATCGTCACTGCGCAACATTCTGACCTCATCGTGGAGCATGGGCTTGGGCTGGACTCGTGGCTCAGCACAATGACAAACTCCGTGTCCAGTGCGCGCATCACCGTGACGGAGGGAATCACCCCCATCCCGATCGCCGCAGGAGAGTACGAGGGGGTGCCCAACCCACATGCGTGGCTTTCTGCGGAGAACGCCCACATTTACATTGCGAACATTGTGAGAGTGCTCAGTGATATTGCGCCAGAGCACGCCGCCGAGTTCGCCGAACGTGGTCGCGCCTACAGCGACCGCATCGACACACGGTTTGAGCAGATCCGTGAACTCACCGAAACGATCCCACCGGAGAACCGCACGGTGGTGACGTGTGAAGGGGCGTTCAGTTACCTCACCGCAGAACTTGGGTTCACTGAAGCGTGGCTGTGGCCGGTCAACGCCGAACGCGAAGCAACCCCACGGCGGGTTGCCGCCGTCATTGACACAGTGCGTGACCAGGGGGTTCCCACAGTGTTTTGCGAATCAACAGTGGGTGATAAACCAATGCGCCTGGTCACCGAAGACACAGGTGCATCGTTTGGGGGTGTGCTCTACGTTGATTCGCTGACAGACGCGGCAGGACCTGCCCCCACCTACCTTGATTTACTCAGCTACAACGCAACGGTCATCACACAAGGATTGGCAACATCATGATATATACGCCGCGTCAACCCATGATTCATACAACAGGCCTTTGCGTCACCTATGGGCAGGTGAACGCACTATCGGGGGTGAGCGTCACGCTGGGAGATGCTGATCCAGCTCGGGGTGCAATCACTGGGGTGCTGGGTGTCAATGGTGCGGGGAAATCCTCGTTTTTCGCGGCGCTTGTTGGTGCGGTGCCACACGGTGGGACGGCACGGGTCACCGGGACAGTGCTCATCGGTGGACGCCCGTCAGCGCAGGCCCGGCGGGCGGGTGTCGTCGCGTGGATGCCGCAGCATGACGCCGTGGACAGTGACTTTCCGTTGCTCGTTCGTGATGTGGTTCTTCAGGGGCGTCACC
This window encodes:
- a CDS encoding metal ABC transporter solute-binding protein, Zn/Mn family; translated protein: MHQQTAPEQGQEATPDIRVTTTFTITADMVAAIGGEHVTVTSLTPPGADIHSYEPTPTDIVTAQHSDLIVEHGLGLDSWLSTMTNSVSSARITVTEGITPIPIAAGEYEGVPNPHAWLSAENAHIYIANIVRVLSDIAPEHAAEFAERGRAYSDRIDTRFEQIRELTETIPPENRTVVTCEGAFSYLTAELGFTEAWLWPVNAEREATPRRVAAVIDTVRDQGVPTVFCESTVGDKPMRLVTEDTGASFGGVLYVDSLTDAAGPAPTYLDLLSYNATVITQGLATS